In Desulfomonile tiedjei DSM 6799, a genomic segment contains:
- a CDS encoding glycosyltransferase family 4 protein → MSNDNRTRILMVGPVPPPTGGIASLMEDIIHSDLSKDYQFEVFERSAGFPPGCEGFWKRNVFRFRRFLDFYRKVSRGRYALIHIHSADPAFLGTAIMMLLARAAGAKILLHMQGTDWDWFYPDAPLFRKLYTRLGLFLPHTILVLYRLWLDNLKALGTHADVLILRNLIHKADSPHRERVEQTRDKLNLSPDDFVVVTVGTVGWRKGTFDILKAVPLVTSAEPSTKFIFVGGEEKSGEWNQLMEIVNREKLGPWVRFLGEVDREQVPVFLALGNAFLLPSYHEGMPVAILEAMRSGLAVISTRVNAIPDVIETDVSGILINPGAPQEIADAIVRLKRNPDLCLRLAETAKHSFHERFEFSQGIDALRSIYSSIILSADR, encoded by the coding sequence TTGAGCAATGATAACCGCACACGAATCTTGATGGTGGGACCGGTACCGCCGCCCACCGGAGGAATAGCCTCCCTTATGGAGGACATTATTCATTCCGACCTTTCCAAAGATTATCAATTCGAGGTATTCGAGCGCTCTGCAGGTTTTCCTCCTGGTTGCGAAGGATTCTGGAAAAGAAACGTATTTCGGTTCAGACGCTTTCTGGATTTTTACAGGAAAGTCTCTCGCGGCCGATACGCACTTATCCACATACATTCAGCAGACCCGGCCTTTCTCGGCACTGCGATCATGATGCTTCTGGCACGGGCGGCTGGAGCAAAAATTCTGCTGCACATGCAGGGGACGGACTGGGATTGGTTTTATCCGGATGCCCCTCTTTTTCGGAAATTGTACACCCGTCTGGGGCTTTTTTTGCCTCATACGATTCTTGTGCTGTATCGATTGTGGCTCGATAACTTAAAAGCGCTTGGTACTCATGCTGACGTGTTGATTCTGAGAAATTTGATTCACAAAGCAGACAGTCCCCACCGTGAGCGTGTCGAACAGACCCGTGACAAGCTGAATCTCTCACCGGACGATTTTGTAGTCGTGACGGTTGGTACGGTCGGGTGGAGGAAGGGGACCTTCGACATTCTCAAAGCTGTTCCACTGGTTACATCTGCGGAGCCTTCCACAAAATTTATCTTTGTGGGCGGAGAAGAAAAATCGGGAGAATGGAACCAGCTCATGGAGATTGTCAACCGTGAAAAACTGGGACCGTGGGTTCGATTCCTCGGAGAAGTAGACAGAGAGCAAGTGCCGGTTTTTCTTGCTTTAGGCAATGCCTTTTTGTTACCTTCGTACCACGAGGGTATGCCCGTGGCGATACTCGAGGCCATGCGATCGGGGCTTGCAGTCATATCTACACGGGTAAATGCAATCCCGGACGTTATAGAAACGGACGTTTCGGGAATTCTGATTAACCCGGGAGCACCGCAGGAAATAGCCGATGCAATCGTTCGGCTAAAGCGAAATCCGGATCTTTGTTTGAGACTTGCCGAAACCGCAAAGCACTCCTTTCACGAAAGGTTTGAATTTTCGCAAGGAATAGACGCCCTCCGTTCAATTTATTCGAGCATTATTTTATCGGCGGACCGTTAA
- a CDS encoding sugar transferase produces MYKQYQKYRLLLMLLDVIFTVLVLEATETLRPFLPGRFIAVGEGLPHSIVYVMVAVLWHGVFAVTGVYELRIIPNPMLQLQRMTFSYVLAVLLFTGVLFFTFREMSRFLVIYFAIANYFALVLVRLLITDYARKYCNGARAGRTLVVGASENGISFANTLMEDTAPGRILGFVDDEPPTVQPLPAPFLGGTELLTSLIKEQEIDIVVIALPEDRFGEVESIIHQVESLPVRVYVVPDTTRLTLVSSEVELLGNLLLIGIREPVIKGHRRFAKRVLDLTVSVVVLIVAWPLLFLIGVGIRIDSPGPIVYRARRVGENGRLFDMYKFRTMIVGADKLQDQVTQIDDQGRTIFKIKGDPRVTRLGKWLRRTSLDELPQVFNVLKGEMSLVGPRPEQPNITQTYDHWQWQRLSVPPGITGFWQVSGRSDLPMHLNTQYDLYYVRNYSTILDLKILLKTVGVVLKGKGAY; encoded by the coding sequence ATGTATAAGCAGTATCAGAAGTACAGACTCCTGCTCATGCTTTTGGACGTCATTTTTACCGTGCTGGTTCTGGAGGCGACCGAGACACTCAGACCGTTTCTGCCGGGCCGTTTTATTGCGGTTGGTGAAGGTCTGCCTCATTCCATTGTGTACGTCATGGTGGCTGTTCTATGGCACGGGGTGTTCGCTGTAACCGGAGTGTACGAACTGAGAATCATACCGAATCCGATGCTCCAACTCCAGCGGATGACTTTTTCCTATGTGCTGGCAGTGCTTCTCTTTACCGGGGTCCTCTTTTTTACGTTCAGAGAGATGTCCCGATTCTTGGTTATTTATTTTGCCATAGCCAACTATTTTGCCCTTGTGCTGGTTCGTCTTTTGATCACGGACTACGCGCGGAAATACTGCAATGGTGCCAGGGCGGGGAGAACACTCGTTGTGGGGGCATCAGAAAACGGAATCTCGTTTGCCAACACTCTCATGGAAGATACTGCCCCTGGAAGAATTCTGGGCTTTGTCGATGACGAGCCTCCTACAGTGCAGCCCTTGCCTGCACCGTTTCTCGGGGGAACTGAACTTCTGACTTCCCTGATCAAAGAACAGGAAATCGATATTGTAGTAATCGCTCTTCCCGAGGACCGATTTGGGGAGGTGGAATCGATAATCCATCAGGTGGAAAGCTTGCCTGTTCGTGTTTACGTGGTTCCTGACACCACTCGTCTGACTCTCGTTTCGTCCGAAGTGGAACTGTTGGGAAATCTCCTGCTGATAGGTATCAGGGAACCGGTTATAAAAGGCCATAGACGTTTCGCCAAAAGAGTGCTGGACCTCACCGTGAGTGTGGTAGTCTTGATTGTCGCATGGCCGCTTTTGTTCCTGATTGGCGTGGGGATCAGAATCGATTCTCCGGGACCCATAGTGTACCGGGCCAGGAGAGTCGGAGAAAACGGGCGATTATTTGATATGTATAAATTCAGGACCATGATAGTGGGAGCCGACAAGCTCCAGGACCAGGTCACGCAAATTGATGATCAGGGCAGGACCATATTCAAGATTAAAGGCGATCCTCGTGTGACCCGTCTGGGGAAGTGGTTGCGCCGCACTTCTCTTGACGAGTTGCCGCAGGTATTCAATGTGCTCAAAGGCGAGATGTCTCTTGTGGGCCCCAGACCGGAGCAGCCAAATATCACCCAAACCTACGATCACTGGCAATGGCAGAGGCTTTCCGTTCCGCCCGGTATAACCGGATTCTGGCAAGTTTCGGGCCGGAGCGATTTACCTATGCATCTCAACACACAGTACGATTTGTATTATGTGAGAAATTATTCCACTATCCTGGATCTCAAGATCCTTTTGAAGACAGTAGGAGTAGTTCTGAAGGGAAAAGGCGCTTACTGA
- a CDS encoding O-antigen ligase family protein: MEPKTKSLNHCSVQIALSLVLLAVGFFYVTALSMSNKLLIVLHGASILLLGLAIFIRQLRSFLIAVLILCIPLQLDVHLIYDPLKDIESTPFMAGITVDITDLVLLFLYAHWFAVVSFRKRSAGIGLGRPFGTLLLLWIAYLFAASILTATHFRYSVYEVVALLKGFMIFLYLVNNTGEEADLKLIVYALFGATVLHAFYVIGQFITGWNYTLDGTFQQYVGPEGFRSIGFFGSPDATATMMSFVLPIVIAYFAVLAGKRGRLLALSGILVILMAIACTKVRAAGFAVLVSSLIVLLLSYAKGRISSTLFLKVVVAGLVALIFTGPLVVKRFEAGTWGEDRAPLMMTAVDMAKDHWLFGVGANNYPLRISEYVPPKLRSAWAYTVHNEYLLRLAENGLVGFLMYYLLNFVLLLKLWRLTSSRDPLIFVVSVGLFAAMLGSIPHRLVSYFYYLNFYLQYCVILAVTVLMEKLQRQRQSKTLGNESSGRVALN, translated from the coding sequence ATGGAACCGAAAACTAAATCTCTCAATCATTGTTCGGTTCAAATCGCCCTTTCTCTCGTGCTGCTAGCGGTAGGTTTTTTCTATGTCACTGCTCTTTCAATGAGCAACAAGTTGCTAATAGTTCTCCACGGCGCCAGCATTCTTCTTCTGGGACTGGCAATCTTCATCAGACAGCTCAGGTCATTTTTGATAGCAGTTCTGATATTGTGCATTCCGCTGCAATTGGACGTACATCTTATCTACGACCCCTTGAAAGACATCGAGAGCACGCCGTTTATGGCGGGCATTACCGTGGATATTACCGATCTGGTCTTGCTCTTTCTCTATGCCCACTGGTTCGCTGTAGTTTCTTTCAGGAAGCGTTCCGCTGGGATCGGTCTGGGCAGACCTTTCGGAACTCTTCTCCTGCTCTGGATAGCTTACTTGTTCGCAGCGAGCATTCTTACCGCGACACACTTTCGATACAGCGTATATGAAGTCGTCGCGCTACTAAAAGGATTCATGATCTTTCTGTACCTGGTAAACAATACCGGCGAGGAAGCCGATCTCAAGCTCATCGTCTATGCCCTGTTCGGAGCGACGGTTCTCCATGCTTTCTATGTAATTGGCCAATTCATCACCGGTTGGAACTATACGCTTGACGGTACCTTTCAACAGTACGTGGGTCCCGAGGGTTTTCGTTCCATCGGCTTCTTCGGAAGTCCGGACGCCACTGCCACCATGATGTCTTTTGTCTTGCCGATCGTCATTGCATACTTTGCCGTGTTGGCCGGTAAACGTGGGCGTCTGCTCGCGCTCTCGGGCATTCTCGTCATCCTGATGGCAATTGCATGCACAAAGGTCAGAGCGGCCGGATTCGCCGTGCTGGTATCATCACTGATTGTACTGCTCTTGAGCTATGCGAAAGGCCGAATCTCTTCGACATTATTCCTGAAGGTTGTTGTTGCCGGTCTGGTGGCGCTCATCTTCACAGGTCCCCTTGTAGTGAAAAGATTCGAGGCCGGCACATGGGGAGAGGATCGCGCCCCTCTCATGATGACTGCGGTAGATATGGCGAAAGACCATTGGCTGTTTGGAGTCGGAGCGAACAATTATCCTTTGCGCATCTCTGAATATGTCCCACCGAAACTGAGGAGCGCATGGGCTTACACTGTGCATAACGAGTACCTTCTGCGCCTTGCAGAGAATGGCCTGGTGGGATTTCTCATGTATTACCTGCTTAATTTCGTGTTGCTGTTAAAGCTCTGGCGACTGACGTCATCGAGAGATCCTTTAATCTTTGTGGTATCGGTCGGATTATTCGCCGCGATGTTGGGCTCCATACCTCACCGCCTGGTATCCTACTTTTATTACCTGAACTTCTATCTTCAGTACTGCGTTATCCTAGCCGTTACCGTTCTGATGGAAAAGCTCCAGCGGCAACGACAAAGCAAAACCCTTGGAAACGAAAGCAGCGGACGGGTAGCGCTGAATTGA
- a CDS encoding right-handed parallel beta-helix repeat-containing protein, whose protein sequence is MAKLPYRQSAVPAGLRNSCDFQSTGEESPAYYQLFLWNKCQNETKLTHVGISQVAALFFVLCVQHIVLSGFLYAAVYHVDAMKGSPQGSGTEADPFLTIQQASLVLQPGDTALIREGIYHEQIMGGNSGTPDAPVIYEGVDRDKVILQGSVRVKDWVRQGDVWMKNGLHPVTHQNAFVMVDEKRMLRKVDAPEQITTGTFYLLENGTYIIKLWDDADPNRDHNVEVYEYDLAFNSGDRWNGTAKKWIVVRNMTLEKYGVNAISTDTDHPADNAHWELDRLTVRYNRAEGVFHCLDDWYIHDCEFVRNGVHGCQINGARVKFINNYCAENEWFGVSGDGGCGVLIGPDASAYSCEIRDNVFKANGDPRGYGCGIYLEGRSRNNLVENNLISGGTVAGISFFGSSWNTVINNVLVDIAPDNDWDMAAAFVLHHSLEGAPTEPIGNLIAHNTVWGCPGPLFAEKSEGSASSRDRNRFVNNVVVRCRFLTPLPKSAQVVLEHNGWYSCPSTDTSDLRALKHLIKSYLASLRQNSDRAYTAHGLVGIDPGLENPAAGNFGLREDSPIVDAGIALEIVTKDKNGTERPQGKAPDLGAYEYYPRNKQAR, encoded by the coding sequence ATGGCCAAGCTCCCTTATCGTCAATCAGCCGTCCCTGCAGGACTCAGGAATTCTTGTGATTTCCAGTCAACCGGCGAAGAATCGCCGGCCTATTATCAGCTGTTTCTCTGGAACAAATGTCAAAACGAAACTAAGTTGACGCATGTAGGGATAAGCCAAGTAGCGGCCCTCTTTTTTGTGCTTTGTGTCCAGCATATCGTTTTATCAGGATTCCTGTATGCGGCCGTGTATCATGTGGACGCAATGAAAGGCAGTCCGCAAGGTTCCGGAACGGAAGCGGATCCTTTTCTCACGATTCAACAGGCGTCCCTGGTTCTTCAGCCGGGAGACACGGCACTGATTCGCGAAGGCATCTATCACGAGCAGATCATGGGGGGTAATTCGGGTACACCGGATGCTCCCGTGATTTATGAAGGTGTGGATCGCGACAAGGTGATTCTCCAGGGGAGTGTACGAGTCAAGGACTGGGTCCGTCAAGGCGATGTATGGATGAAGAATGGCCTGCATCCCGTCACTCACCAGAATGCTTTCGTTATGGTGGATGAAAAACGCATGCTCAGGAAAGTGGATGCTCCCGAGCAAATAACTACCGGCACCTTTTATCTTCTGGAAAACGGAACCTACATTATCAAGCTGTGGGACGATGCAGACCCGAACAGGGATCACAACGTCGAAGTGTACGAATACGATTTAGCCTTTAATTCCGGAGATCGATGGAACGGCACAGCGAAAAAATGGATTGTCGTCCGCAACATGACTCTGGAAAAATACGGAGTAAATGCTATATCTACCGACACTGACCATCCGGCGGACAATGCTCACTGGGAACTCGATCGGCTGACCGTTCGATACAACCGGGCAGAAGGGGTCTTTCATTGTTTGGACGACTGGTACATTCATGATTGTGAATTTGTCAGAAACGGTGTACACGGATGCCAGATAAACGGTGCCCGGGTGAAATTCATCAATAACTATTGTGCAGAAAACGAGTGGTTCGGAGTTTCCGGTGACGGCGGCTGTGGAGTCCTTATAGGACCGGACGCATCTGCCTATTCCTGCGAAATCCGAGACAACGTCTTCAAAGCGAACGGCGATCCGCGCGGGTATGGATGTGGAATCTATCTGGAGGGCCGATCCCGGAACAATCTTGTGGAAAACAACCTGATTTCGGGAGGAACAGTTGCGGGAATAAGCTTCTTCGGATCGTCATGGAATACTGTAATCAACAACGTGCTTGTGGATATTGCTCCAGACAACGATTGGGATATGGCGGCTGCTTTCGTACTGCATCACAGCTTGGAAGGAGCGCCGACAGAACCGATTGGAAATCTGATTGCCCATAACACGGTGTGGGGATGTCCCGGACCTCTTTTCGCGGAGAAGTCCGAAGGATCGGCTTCTTCGAGAGATCGAAATCGCTTTGTCAACAATGTAGTCGTGAGGTGCAGATTCTTGACTCCGCTTCCGAAATCCGCGCAAGTTGTTCTCGAACACAACGGCTGGTATTCATGCCCGTCAACCGATACAAGCGACTTGAGAGCTCTCAAACATTTGATCAAGAGTTATCTTGCCAGTCTCCGACAGAACTCGGATCGAGCTTACACGGCTCACGGGTTGGTAGGAATAGATCCCGGACTCGAGAACCCTGCGGCCGGTAATTTCGGTCTCAGGGAAGACTCTCCGATTGTCGATGCGGGAATCGCACTGGAAATCGTGACAAAGGATAAGAACGGCACTGAACGACCGCAGGGCAAAGCTCCCGATCTCGGAGCTTATGAGTATTACCCACGGAATAAGCAAGCCCGATAA
- a CDS encoding GumC family protein — protein MKQDATFSLRDTLNVFYRKIIWLKLTVLILPLGVLLACLFISPVYESTAKILVTAKKESSSLLQLPKDAASSTVLNLNVDETDLNSEMELLQSIDLWVRTVKKLGMPALKKQENGFISSVVFRVEDSLGALVGDSQDKKAQSKKESAEIHEEARKLAKKLKVVPAPKSRVIDLSFKYSNPEMAYSILSALLEEYVPYHLEVYAVPGAEGFFSGQGELFKEKLDTAENQLTQFKRKWGISSIDKQKTELITLLKQMADSFVELDANLSQYENMLSALKQDRMPTGQLTPTMQRGNENTVLSVIATQLLRAKQKQLIATQHFSPESRDYRDAEATVKEITEKFREALQTEIALLKAKRASLEESRKEKELQLQQLDEKGEELRRLQLAAAIAKERYVQYLTKEEEARVENLKGGKKLVNVSVVETPFVPKDPVFPKTLLMVVGSFFLAIPLGIGFVLLANFFDHTFDTPTDVENQTGLPVLASIRRLQLPDEPKVSQ, from the coding sequence ATGAAACAAGATGCGACGTTCTCATTGAGGGACACATTAAACGTTTTTTATCGAAAGATTATATGGCTAAAGCTAACCGTTCTGATCCTGCCTCTTGGGGTTTTGCTCGCATGCCTTTTTATATCGCCGGTGTACGAATCGACAGCGAAAATTCTGGTGACTGCCAAGAAAGAAAGCTCATCCTTGCTTCAGCTTCCCAAGGATGCAGCTTCTTCCACGGTGCTCAATCTGAATGTGGATGAAACCGATTTGAACAGTGAAATGGAATTACTCCAAAGTATCGATCTGTGGGTACGGACCGTCAAGAAATTGGGAATGCCTGCACTCAAGAAACAGGAGAACGGCTTTATTTCCTCAGTGGTTTTCAGAGTCGAAGATTCACTGGGTGCCCTTGTCGGTGACAGCCAAGATAAGAAAGCGCAGAGTAAGAAAGAATCCGCGGAAATTCATGAAGAAGCCAGGAAACTGGCCAAAAAATTGAAAGTAGTACCTGCTCCCAAATCACGCGTGATCGATCTTTCTTTCAAGTACTCGAATCCTGAGATGGCTTACTCGATTCTATCTGCCCTGTTGGAAGAATACGTACCCTATCACCTGGAAGTCTATGCAGTTCCCGGTGCGGAAGGGTTTTTCTCGGGCCAGGGAGAGTTGTTTAAAGAAAAGTTGGATACTGCCGAAAACCAACTGACTCAGTTCAAGAGAAAATGGGGAATCTCTTCTATAGATAAACAGAAGACCGAACTGATTACACTTCTCAAACAAATGGCCGATTCGTTTGTCGAGCTCGACGCAAATCTCAGCCAATATGAAAATATGCTATCTGCGTTGAAGCAGGACAGGATGCCGACCGGTCAGCTAACCCCCACCATGCAGCGCGGGAACGAAAACACCGTCCTTAGCGTGATCGCGACTCAACTACTCAGAGCAAAACAAAAACAACTAATTGCTACCCAACACTTTTCGCCCGAGAGCAGGGACTATCGGGACGCGGAAGCCACAGTGAAGGAGATTACCGAAAAATTTCGAGAAGCGCTCCAGACGGAAATTGCGCTTCTCAAAGCAAAACGTGCAAGCCTTGAAGAAAGCCGTAAGGAGAAAGAGCTGCAACTCCAGCAATTGGATGAAAAAGGAGAGGAACTCAGGCGACTTCAGCTCGCTGCGGCAATCGCCAAAGAACGATATGTGCAATATTTGACCAAGGAAGAAGAAGCTCGAGTTGAGAATCTTAAGGGAGGCAAGAAACTCGTGAACGTGAGTGTAGTGGAAACTCCCTTTGTCCCGAAAGATCCCGTTTTTCCTAAAACCCTGCTCATGGTCGTCGGGTCCTTCTTTCTGGCTATTCCACTGGGAATCGGGTTTGTCCTGCTTGCCAACTTCTTCGACCATACGTTCGATACACCGACTGACGTGGAAAACCAGACCGGTTTGCCCGTGCTTGCATCCATTCGTCGGTTGCAGCTTCCCGATGAACCGAAGGTAAGTCAGTAA
- a CDS encoding flippase: MSSGFSILKNTLALAVPNVLNPIVSFALILVISRYMGVEGLGAYSLVLSYFGLFATLASLGLADLVVREAARKPHETHSLFANALAFGSISSAISLFGMNVLVMLMGYERDLVIASFVCSLALIVSTAVSYLEAIFRSEEKSEYVAFCFLFENAIRVAVSVLLLIAGYGITMLFVAVLASRVLGFFALFSFYLKLFGKPIWHFNRDTWRLLYRQSATFASIAIFSTIHLSIDQILLSKLQSIESVGIYSAADRLLSICKTLPVSFASALLPFFTRSFAHGSDELLRLITRSLGYILVLVLPLTVGTFILSGNFIHIIFGEKFVRAGPVLQVHILSLIPFSMVFVLAQVLIATDNQAVDLTINIVAAVMNFVLNLILIPYLAEIGAVLATLLTIIVFNSLQNLYIRKRLFHIPFGDVYMRPLIAAGIMGCVTYALKDFNVFLNVGVSAIVYAAAAILLRAIAVEDLKSITSVFSAGKAE, encoded by the coding sequence ATGTCATCCGGATTCAGCATACTGAAGAACACATTGGCATTGGCTGTGCCCAATGTGCTTAATCCGATCGTTTCGTTCGCTCTGATTCTCGTAATCTCGCGGTATATGGGGGTTGAAGGACTCGGCGCATATTCGCTGGTTCTCTCCTATTTCGGACTTTTCGCCACACTCGCGTCATTGGGCCTCGCGGACCTGGTGGTGAGAGAGGCTGCGAGAAAACCTCACGAAACCCATTCATTGTTTGCCAATGCGCTGGCATTCGGGTCTATCTCATCAGCCATATCGCTCTTCGGCATGAATGTTCTCGTGATGCTCATGGGCTATGAAAGAGATCTTGTCATCGCTTCTTTCGTATGCTCGTTGGCACTGATCGTTTCCACGGCAGTCAGCTATCTCGAGGCCATATTCAGGTCAGAAGAAAAATCGGAATACGTCGCGTTCTGCTTCTTGTTTGAAAATGCGATACGAGTTGCCGTATCTGTGTTGCTCCTCATCGCAGGTTACGGGATAACCATGCTCTTTGTCGCAGTGCTCGCGAGTCGGGTGCTCGGGTTCTTCGCACTGTTCTCTTTCTATTTGAAACTATTCGGAAAACCGATCTGGCACTTCAATCGTGACACATGGCGGCTGCTTTATCGACAGTCGGCAACTTTCGCCAGCATTGCAATTTTTTCCACTATTCATCTCAGCATCGATCAGATTCTTCTTTCAAAACTGCAAAGCATAGAATCCGTGGGTATTTACAGCGCGGCCGATCGGCTCCTGAGTATCTGCAAGACTTTGCCTGTGTCGTTCGCCTCCGCTCTCCTTCCGTTCTTCACGAGATCTTTTGCCCACGGCTCCGATGAACTGCTCCGGCTGATTACCAGATCCCTGGGATATATCCTGGTGCTTGTTTTGCCCTTGACAGTGGGGACATTTATCCTGTCCGGCAATTTTATCCACATCATATTCGGTGAAAAATTCGTTCGAGCCGGACCGGTTCTGCAAGTGCACATTCTTTCTCTGATTCCGTTCAGTATGGTGTTTGTCCTTGCACAGGTGCTCATTGCCACAGACAATCAGGCTGTGGATTTGACAATAAACATAGTCGCTGCTGTGATGAATTTTGTCTTGAATCTGATCCTCATACCGTACCTGGCTGAGATTGGGGCGGTTCTGGCCACTCTGTTAACGATAATCGTTTTTAACTCGCTCCAAAACCTTTACATCAGGAAGCGGTTGTTTCATATTCCGTTCGGAGACGTTTACATGCGGCCTTTGATTGCCGCCGGAATTATGGGCTGTGTGACCTACGCATTGAAGGACTTCAACGTCTTTCTTAATGTAGGCGTCTCTGCGATAGTGTACGCCGCTGCGGCGATTCTTCTCAGGGCAATTGCAGTGGAAGATCTGAAGTCAATCACCAGCGTGTTTTCTGCCGGAAAAGCAGAGTAA
- the wecB gene encoding non-hydrolyzing UDP-N-acetylglucosamine 2-epimerase, translating to MIKVLLAFGTRPEAIKLAPLYKELRNRTNNIQLVCCITGQHRELLLPFLDFFGIQADYDLNILKENQGLVHITSAVLGGMEKILSKEKPDMVIVQGDTSSAFAASLAAFYAKIPVGHVEAGLRSYDRFQPFPEEVNRVFISHMADLNFCPTQRAADNLIKEQVSLSSIFITGNTVIDALYFTLKRLHDRGEDKPDLENLSSGRVILVTAHRRESFGEGLRNLSLALRDLADTYDDVVVVYSVHPNPNVRQAVESILKGHDRIRVIPPPGYLSFVKLMKASYLIITDSGGIQEEAPSLNKPVLIARNVTERPEAVECGAARVVGTDRTQMVQEASKLLNDPAHYRFMTTVSNPFGDGHASERIADAIEAFFGVHLKDK from the coding sequence ATGATCAAAGTTCTCCTGGCGTTCGGCACGCGACCTGAGGCGATCAAACTCGCTCCCTTGTACAAGGAACTGAGAAATCGAACGAACAACATACAACTTGTCTGTTGTATTACCGGGCAGCACCGGGAGCTTCTCCTTCCATTCCTTGATTTCTTCGGGATACAGGCGGATTACGACTTAAATATCTTGAAAGAAAACCAAGGGCTCGTCCACATTACTTCCGCTGTTCTCGGCGGTATGGAAAAGATCCTGTCCAAAGAAAAACCTGATATGGTAATCGTCCAGGGCGACACTTCTTCCGCGTTCGCTGCGTCTCTCGCAGCGTTTTATGCAAAGATTCCCGTCGGCCACGTCGAAGCGGGTCTCAGATCGTACGACCGTTTTCAGCCGTTTCCCGAGGAAGTCAACCGCGTCTTTATCTCTCACATGGCGGATCTGAATTTTTGCCCCACCCAAAGAGCCGCGGATAACCTCATCAAGGAGCAGGTTTCGCTCTCCAGCATCTTTATAACAGGAAACACGGTTATCGATGCATTGTATTTCACGTTGAAGCGACTTCACGACAGGGGAGAAGACAAACCGGATCTGGAGAATCTTTCTTCCGGTCGCGTCATTCTCGTGACAGCTCACAGAAGAGAGAGCTTCGGGGAGGGGCTAAGAAACCTGTCCCTTGCATTGCGGGACTTGGCCGATACCTACGATGATGTGGTAGTTGTCTATTCGGTCCACCCTAATCCGAATGTTCGTCAGGCGGTGGAAAGTATTCTCAAAGGTCACGATCGTATCAGGGTTATCCCTCCTCCGGGATACTTGAGTTTCGTGAAGCTCATGAAAGCGTCTTACCTGATTATTACGGATTCGGGCGGCATTCAGGAAGAAGCCCCATCATTGAACAAACCGGTCCTGATTGCTCGGAACGTCACCGAAAGGCCCGAAGCGGTCGAATGCGGAGCTGCACGCGTTGTGGGCACAGACAGAACCCAAATGGTACAGGAGGCGTCAAAATTGCTCAACGATCCGGCACATTACCGATTCATGACGACCGTTTCAAATCCCTTCGGAGACGGCCACGCATCGGAGAGAATTGCGGACGCTATAGAGGCATTTTTTGGGGTACATTTGAAGGACAAATGA